A window of the Buchnera aphidicola (Aphis glycines) genome harbors these coding sequences:
- the trxA gene encoding thioredoxin TrxA yields the protein MNNIIELTDQNFEEKVLKKTGFILVDFWAEWCNPCKILAPILEEIANEYVNKIEVGKLNIEINPKTAPMYSIRGIPALLLFHNSQVLATKIGAISKLQLQKFLDENIK from the coding sequence ATGAACAATATTATCGAATTAACAGATCAAAATTTTGAAGAAAAAGTTTTAAAAAAAACAGGTTTTATATTAGTTGATTTTTGGGCTGAATGGTGCAATCCATGTAAAATATTAGCACCTATCTTAGAGGAAATAGCTAATGAATACGTCAATAAAATAGAAGTTGGAAAATTAAATATAGAAATCAATCCAAAAACAGCACCAATGTATTCTATTCGAGGGATTCCTGCATTATTATTATTTCACAACAGTCAGGTTCTTGCTACTAAAATTGGAGCAATTTCTAAGTTGCAACTCCAAAAATTTTTAGATGAGAATATTAAATAA
- a CDS encoding uroporphyrinogen-III synthase produces MKILVMRPSPEGEKLVNILNKIGILSWHFSLFNFSPSSSLISISKKKHELYTADIMIIFSKRSVYYTNLYLNKNNLNWPLNPDYYAIGKGTAIFLEKYIEKKILFPNDEESSEALLDLLYEKNISKAKIILLKGENGRKLVEKKLLKNHFNISIIECYKKSFKTIDSLLIEKWRSYKINTLIITSGDILNKLNDTIDCFNKNEWLFRCKIFVVGSRLGNIARKIGWKDIVISNYANNENLLKIIQKHN; encoded by the coding sequence ATGAAAATACTAGTTATGAGACCTTCTCCTGAAGGTGAAAAATTAGTAAATATACTAAATAAAATAGGAATTCTATCCTGGCATTTTTCTTTATTTAATTTTTCACCTAGCTCCAGTTTAATCAGCATATCAAAAAAAAAACATGAATTATATACTGCAGATATAATGATTATTTTTTCTAAAAGATCTGTTTATTATACAAATTTATATTTAAATAAAAATAATTTAAACTGGCCTCTTAATCCAGATTATTATGCAATTGGAAAAGGTACAGCTATTTTTCTTGAAAAATACATCGAAAAAAAAATTTTATTTCCAAATGATGAAGAAAGTAGCGAAGCTTTATTAGATCTTTTATATGAAAAAAATATTAGTAAAGCTAAAATAATTTTATTAAAAGGAGAAAATGGAAGAAAATTGGTAGAAAAAAAATTATTAAAAAATCACTTTAATATATCTATTATAGAATGTTATAAAAAATCTTTTAAAACAATCGATAGTTTATTAATAGAAAAGTGGCGTTCTTATAAAATTAATACATTAATAATAACTAGCGGTGATATTTTAAATAAATTAAATGACACAATTGATTGTTTTAATAAAAATGAATGGCTATTTAGATGTAAAATATTTGTTGTAGGTAGTAGATTAGGTAATATAGCTAGAAAAATAGGATGGAAAGATATTGTTATATCTAATTATGCGAATAATGAAAATTTATTAAAAATTATACAAAAACATAATTAA
- the rho gene encoding transcription termination factor Rho, with the protein MNLTALKNMPVSELIILGEKMGLENLARMRKQDIIFAILKQHAKSGEDIFGDGVLEILQDGFGFLRSSDSSYLAGPDDIYVSPSQIRRFNLRTGDTISGKIRPPKEGERYFALLKVNEVNYDKPENARSKILFENLTPLHANSRLRMERGNGSTEDLTARVLDLASPIGRGQRGLIVAPPKAGKTILLQNIAQSIAYNHPDCVLMVLLIDERPEEVTEMQRLVKGEVVASTFDEPASRHVQVAEMVIEKAKRLVEHKKDVIILLDSITRLARAYNTVVPASGKVLTGGVDANALHRPKRFFGAARNVEEGGSLTIIATALVDTGSKMDEVIYEEFKGTGNMELPLSRKIAEKRVFPAIDYNRSGTRKEELLTLPDELQKMWILRKIIHPMSEIDAMEFLLNKLSMTKTNDEFFDMMKRS; encoded by the coding sequence ATGAATCTTACCGCACTTAAAAATATGCCAGTTTCCGAATTAATTATTCTTGGTGAAAAAATGGGGTTGGAAAATTTAGCGCGTATGCGTAAACAAGATATTATTTTTGCAATCCTTAAACAACACGCAAAAAGTGGAGAAGATATATTTGGAGATGGAGTTTTAGAAATATTACAAGATGGATTTGGATTTCTTCGTTCCTCTGATAGTTCTTATTTAGCTGGTCCTGATGATATATATGTATCACCTAGTCAAATTCGTAGGTTTAATTTAAGAACTGGTGATACTATTTCTGGGAAAATACGACCACCTAAAGAGGGTGAGAGATATTTTGCTTTATTAAAAGTTAATGAAGTTAATTATGATAAACCGGAAAATGCAAGAAGTAAAATTTTATTTGAAAACTTAACACCTTTGCATGCTAATTCTCGCTTGAGAATGGAAAGAGGAAATGGTTCAACAGAAGATTTAACTGCAAGAGTTTTAGATTTAGCTTCACCCATAGGAAGAGGTCAAAGAGGTTTAATTGTAGCACCTCCGAAAGCAGGTAAAACAATATTACTTCAAAATATTGCACAAAGCATAGCTTATAATCATCCAGATTGTGTTTTAATGGTATTATTAATTGATGAAAGACCAGAAGAAGTTACTGAAATGCAAAGATTAGTAAAAGGAGAAGTTGTTGCTTCTACTTTTGATGAACCTGCATCAAGACATGTACAAGTAGCAGAAATGGTCATTGAAAAGGCTAAAAGATTAGTAGAGCATAAAAAAGATGTAATTATATTACTCGACTCTATTACTCGTCTAGCACGTGCTTATAATACTGTTGTACCAGCTTCAGGAAAAGTTTTAACAGGAGGAGTGGATGCTAATGCATTACATAGACCTAAAAGATTTTTTGGTGCTGCTCGTAATGTAGAAGAAGGTGGGAGTTTAACGATAATTGCCACCGCATTAGTTGATACAGGTTCAAAAATGGATGAAGTTATTTATGAAGAGTTCAAAGGAACAGGTAATATGGAATTACCATTATCCAGAAAAATAGCAGAAAAACGCGTTTTTCCAGCTATTGATTATAATAGATCTGGAACAAGAAAAGAAGAATTATTAACTTTACCAGATGAACTTCAAAAAATGTGGATATTAAGAAAAATTATTCACCCAATGAGTGAAATAGATGCGATGGAGTTTTTATTAAATAAATTATCTATGACTAAAACTAATGACGAATTTTTTGACATGATGAAACGCTCTTAA